One segment of Tamlana crocina DNA contains the following:
- the pflA gene encoding pyruvate formate-lyase-activating protein, with amino-acid sequence MNIIKSKENILRIHSIESFGTHDGPGIRMVVFMQGCNLKCLYCHNPDTIDKCGGKEMHIDELVQKAINLKSYFGKRGGVTVSGGEPLLQSKALLTFFKRLKAEGIHTNIDTNGRILNHFTEDLLDNYADLVMLDIKHVTEQGYEFLVGQKNKETSFEFAKYREASGKKMWLRYVLIPGITNKPELLHQLGDRFKDYKTIEKIEIQPYHKLGIHKWETLGWNYELKDARENTKEEIDAAAEILKNYFREVKVN; translated from the coding sequence TTGAACATTATCAAATCAAAAGAAAACATATTAAGAATTCACTCGATAGAGTCCTTTGGCACGCACGATGGTCCGGGAATAAGAATGGTGGTGTTTATGCAAGGTTGCAATCTAAAATGCCTGTACTGCCACAATCCCGATACCATCGATAAATGCGGAGGAAAAGAAATGCATATTGATGAATTGGTGCAAAAGGCTATCAATTTGAAATCTTATTTCGGTAAAAGAGGCGGGGTAACAGTATCTGGTGGTGAGCCGCTGCTGCAATCCAAAGCGCTGCTGACTTTTTTTAAACGCTTAAAGGCGGAAGGTATCCATACCAATATCGATACCAATGGCAGGATTTTAAACCATTTTACTGAAGATTTATTGGATAATTACGCCGATTTGGTGATGCTCGATATTAAACACGTTACAGAGCAGGGCTATGAATTTTTGGTAGGGCAGAAAAACAAAGAAACCAGTTTTGAGTTTGCCAAGTACAGAGAAGCTTCAGGAAAAAAAATGTGGTTGCGCTACGTGCTCATTCCTGGGATAACCAATAAACCCGAGTTGCTTCATCAGTTGGGCGACCGCTTTAAAGACTATAAAACCATTGAAAAGATTGAGATTCAGCCTTACCATAAATTGGGCATCCATAAATGGGAAACCCTTGGATGGAATTACGAATTAAAAGATGCCAGAGAGAACACAAAAGAGGAAATTGATGCTGCGGCAGAAATCTTAAAAAACTATTTCAGGGAAGTGAAAGTAAATTAA
- a CDS encoding long-chain fatty acid--CoA ligase, which yields MKDITRLFDFPYHQLENHPLEAALVTKYTGKWVKTSTQEYIDKANAISRALLKLGINKNDKIAVISSTNRTEWNIVDIGVLQVGAQNIPIYPTISAEDYEYILNHSESIYCFVSDEEVLEKINQVKSRTQLKAVYSFDTIKDCPHYSELFELGKDPSNQNEVEDRKANVKPDELATIIYTSGTTGKPKGVMLSHNNIVSNVLAARKRFPLGYGDRALSFLPICHIFERVFTYLYQYVSIETYFAEAIDKIGDNAKEIKPHTMTVVPRLIEKVYDKIMAKGTELKGIKKQLFFWAVEVGANYKPYKANGFWYELKLSIARKLIFSKWQAALGGNIVFLASGSAALQPRLGKIFGAANMPIMECYGLTETSPGVSASDKRNGNWKIGHVGKVIDGVEVKIAEDGEILVKGPNVMMGYYKDAEKTASVMTNDYFHTGDKGEIDADGFLKITGRKKEMFKTSGGKYIIPTLLENDLKQSRFIEQIMVIGEGEKMPAALIQPNFEFIQEWIQQKGLEIGKSEAEISNSSVVQERIQQEIDQCNTKFGKWEQIKKFELTPEIWSIEGGHLTPTMKMKRDIIKQKYDKLIEKIYRS from the coding sequence ATGAAAGACATCACCAGACTTTTTGATTTTCCTTACCACCAATTAGAAAACCACCCTTTAGAGGCCGCTTTGGTTACAAAATACACTGGCAAATGGGTAAAAACCTCAACCCAAGAATATATAGACAAGGCCAATGCCATAAGTCGGGCATTGTTAAAACTGGGCATAAATAAAAACGATAAAATTGCCGTAATTTCATCTACCAACCGAACCGAATGGAACATTGTGGATATTGGCGTACTTCAAGTGGGTGCGCAAAACATCCCTATTTACCCAACAATAAGCGCTGAGGATTACGAATATATATTAAACCATAGCGAGTCCATTTATTGTTTTGTTTCAGATGAAGAGGTGCTTGAGAAAATCAATCAAGTTAAATCAAGAACACAGCTGAAGGCCGTTTATTCTTTTGACACTATTAAAGATTGCCCACATTATTCCGAATTATTTGAACTCGGTAAAGACCCCAGCAATCAAAATGAAGTGGAAGACAGAAAAGCCAATGTAAAACCTGATGAATTGGCCACCATAATCTATACTTCGGGCACCACAGGAAAACCAAAAGGGGTTATGCTATCGCACAATAATATAGTATCTAATGTACTCGCCGCCCGAAAAAGATTTCCGTTAGGCTATGGCGACCGTGCATTGAGCTTCTTGCCCATATGCCATATTTTTGAGCGCGTGTTCACCTATCTATATCAATATGTAAGCATTGAAACTTATTTTGCTGAAGCCATCGATAAAATTGGCGACAATGCCAAAGAGATTAAGCCACATACCATGACCGTGGTTCCGAGGTTAATTGAAAAGGTGTACGATAAAATTATGGCCAAAGGCACAGAATTAAAAGGCATAAAGAAACAATTGTTTTTTTGGGCTGTTGAAGTTGGCGCCAACTACAAACCTTACAAAGCAAACGGTTTTTGGTACGAATTAAAATTGAGCATTGCCAGAAAACTCATTTTTAGCAAATGGCAAGCGGCTTTAGGCGGAAACATTGTTTTTTTAGCCTCTGGTAGTGCCGCACTCCAACCCCGTTTGGGCAAAATATTTGGTGCTGCAAATATGCCTATTATGGAATGCTATGGATTAACCGAAACTTCGCCAGGCGTATCGGCCAGCGATAAAAGAAACGGAAACTGGAAAATTGGGCACGTTGGAAAAGTGATTGATGGCGTAGAAGTAAAAATCGCCGAAGACGGAGAGATTTTAGTAAAAGGTCCCAACGTGATGATGGGCTATTACAAAGACGCTGAAAAAACCGCCAGCGTGATGACGAATGACTATTTCCACACCGGTGACAAAGGCGAAATTGATGCCGATGGCTTTCTGAAAATTACAGGACGAAAAAAAGAAATGTTTAAAACCTCAGGCGGAAAATACATCATTCCTACCCTACTTGAAAACGACCTAAAACAATCGCGTTTTATTGAACAAATTATGGTTATTGGCGAAGGCGAAAAAATGCCAGCCGCATTAATTCAGCCTAATTTTGAATTTATACAAGAATGGATTCAACAAAAGGGCCTCGAAATTGGAAAATCTGAAGCTGAAATTTCTAATTCCAGTGTGGTGCAAGAAAGAATTCAGCAAGAAATCGATCAATGCAATACAAAATTCGGTAAGTGGGAGCAAATAAAAAAGTTTGAATTGACCCCCGAAATCTGGTCTATTGAAGGCGGGCACCTCACCCCAACTATGAAAATGAAACGGGATATCATTAAGCAGAAGTACGATAAACTTATCGAAAAGATCTATCGGTCTTAA
- a CDS encoding MarR family transcriptional regulator: MKDKTIDYVLRTTWLSVQKMYNEEAAKFESTMATGFTLLSIDPEKGTPSTALGPKMGMEATSLSRILKTMEKRGLIERHPNPDDGRGVIITLTEFGREKRAQSREKVLTFNDVIRANISEEKINHFYEVAEVINEMVCNKKIYNQND, encoded by the coding sequence ATGAAAGACAAAACCATCGACTATGTGTTGCGAACCACTTGGCTAAGTGTTCAAAAAATGTACAATGAAGAAGCTGCAAAATTTGAAAGCACGATGGCTACTGGCTTTACATTATTGAGTATAGACCCCGAAAAAGGGACGCCCTCAACAGCTTTGGGGCCAAAAATGGGAATGGAGGCCACCAGCTTATCCAGAATTTTAAAAACCATGGAAAAGAGAGGATTGATTGAGCGACACCCCAACCCGGACGACGGCCGCGGCGTTATCATTACCCTTACCGAATTTGGTCGTGAAAAAAGGGCGCAATCCAGAGAAAAAGTACTAACATTTAACGATGTAATACGCGCTAATATTTCCGAAGAAAAAATCAACCATTTTTATGAGGTGGCCGAGGTCATCAACGAAATGGTTTGTAATAAAAAAATATACAACCAAAACGATTAG
- a CDS encoding acetyl-CoA C-acyltransferase, with protein sequence MKQAYIVKAYRTAVGKAPKGVFRFKRTDELAAETIQYMMKQLPDFDKTRIDDVIVGNAMPEGSQGLNMARFISLIGLNSVEVPGVTINRFCASGIETIGIAAAKIQSGMADCIIAGGAESMSAVPMTGFKPELNYDTVKAGHPDYYWGMGNTAEAVANQFKVSREDQDEFAFNSHQKAIKAQAEDRFQDQIVPIEVEETYIDSNGKKATKSYTVTKDEGPRKDTSLEVLAKLRPVFAQGGSVTAGNSSQMSDGAAFVMLMSEDMVKELNLEPIARLVNYAAAGVEPRIMGIGPVKAIPKALKLAGLKQDDLELIELNEAFASQSIAVIRELNLNPDIVNVNGGAIALGHPLGCTGAKLSVQLFDEMRKRNMKNKYGAVTMCVGTGQGACGIFEFLN encoded by the coding sequence ATGAAACAAGCATATATAGTTAAAGCATACCGAACCGCCGTTGGAAAAGCCCCAAAGGGCGTGTTCCGATTTAAACGTACAGACGAATTGGCGGCTGAGACCATTCAGTATATGATGAAACAGTTGCCAGATTTCGATAAAACACGAATTGACGATGTTATTGTCGGCAACGCCATGCCCGAAGGTTCTCAAGGACTTAACATGGCCCGATTCATTTCGCTCATTGGTTTGAATAGCGTGGAAGTGCCTGGTGTAACTATCAATCGATTTTGTGCTTCGGGAATTGAAACGATTGGCATTGCTGCGGCAAAAATCCAGTCTGGAATGGCCGATTGCATCATCGCCGGTGGTGCCGAAAGCATGAGCGCTGTACCCATGACCGGGTTTAAACCCGAATTGAACTACGACACCGTTAAAGCTGGTCACCCCGACTATTATTGGGGCATGGGAAATACGGCCGAAGCTGTTGCCAATCAGTTTAAAGTATCTCGCGAAGATCAGGATGAATTCGCTTTCAATTCGCATCAAAAAGCGATAAAAGCTCAAGCCGAAGACCGTTTTCAAGATCAAATTGTTCCCATTGAAGTCGAAGAAACTTATATCGATTCCAACGGAAAAAAAGCTACGAAATCATATACTGTTACCAAGGATGAAGGTCCTCGAAAAGATACGAGTTTAGAAGTTTTGGCTAAACTGAGACCCGTTTTCGCGCAAGGTGGAAGCGTAACTGCGGGCAATTCATCACAAATGAGTGACGGTGCAGCATTCGTAATGCTAATGAGTGAAGACATGGTAAAGGAACTCAACTTAGAACCTATTGCACGATTGGTAAATTATGCCGCCGCCGGAGTTGAACCTCGAATAATGGGCATTGGTCCTGTAAAGGCCATTCCAAAAGCCTTAAAATTGGCAGGGTTAAAACAAGACGATTTAGAGTTAATCGAACTCAACGAAGCCTTTGCTTCGCAATCTATTGCCGTAATTCGGGAGCTAAACCTCAACCCCGATATTGTAAACGTAAACGGAGGAGCCATTGCTCTAGGTCATCCTTTAGGCTGCACGGGCGCTAAACTTTCTGTGCAATTATTTGACGAAATGCGCAAACGCAATATGAAAAACAAATATGGTGCCGTAACCATGTGCGTAGGAACCGGACAAGGCGCCTGTGGGATTTTTGAATTTTTAAACTAA
- a CDS encoding four helix bundle protein — MHRFEDLKIWQKAMDITESCYKATENFPVEEKYGLTSQLRRSAISIPSNIAEGAGRNTNGEFKQFLGIANGSSFELLTQLYLSKRLNLITENNVRPIINKVIEVTKMNYSLQKSIQKS, encoded by the coding sequence ATGCACAGATTTGAAGATTTGAAAATATGGCAAAAAGCAATGGATATTACGGAAAGTTGCTATAAAGCAACAGAAAATTTTCCTGTTGAAGAAAAATATGGACTTACTTCTCAATTAAGGAGAAGTGCAATTTCAATTCCTTCGAATATTGCTGAAGGTGCAGGAAGAAATACAAATGGTGAATTTAAACAGTTTCTAGGCATTGCAAACGGTTCTTCATTTGAACTATTAACTCAATTATATCTTTCGAAAAGGTTAAACCTTATCACCGAAAATAATGTTCGACCAATAATCAATAAGGTAATTGAAGTTACTAAAATGAACTATTCCCTTCAAAAATCAATCCAAAAGTCTTAA
- a CDS encoding DUF3360 family protein codes for MKTYKELHKPASAFKNRADYLNHELQIMKPKRFRLNLPGRDFRFEWEDLVPALAGTLGIIAMYSSVMMAWANGLSEAWDNITLGKEFAIEVSRVEMIIPAILFVVLASGFLNPRANLAGNHGPMIPLIASIALAGAHPLALAILIGLLGLLLSVFKGGSRLVNLTSKGVAGGLLIFLGFTGAFGQITAVQTWGMGLESPEVALGSMGFLGLIILGVTVVVYSFLARIDKRWLAIPACAITALGIALLGGAGFDLQFTTEMGLPNLNPVHWWGSTEEGWMLGLPNTQHFIASLPFAILAVAMWSPDFLGHRIFQEMNYPKHTDKVLMDVDDTMTMCSLRQMVGTAVGGGNITSSWGTYMIPAAIAKRPIPGGAILLGLMVLAVAVLGSPMDVAVWPPVRCIALLVGVFLPMIEAGIQMVKKSACAQAAGICVFTAMVTNPVLAWALAMFLDNNGLIGDKERAAKLSVVDKLVIPLSILLICISAILTVGMFRGSYGIQAFL; via the coding sequence ATGAAAACCTATAAAGAACTTCATAAGCCGGCTTCAGCCTTCAAAAATAGAGCAGATTATTTAAACCACGAATTGCAAATCATGAAACCCAAAAGGTTCAGATTGAATCTGCCTGGAAGAGATTTTAGGTTTGAATGGGAAGATTTGGTTCCAGCACTTGCTGGTACACTAGGTATTATAGCCATGTATTCTTCAGTAATGATGGCCTGGGCCAATGGACTAAGCGAAGCTTGGGATAACATTACTCTGGGTAAAGAATTTGCCATTGAAGTGTCTCGTGTAGAAATGATTATACCGGCTATTTTATTTGTGGTTTTGGCATCGGGCTTTCTTAATCCCCGAGCTAATTTAGCTGGCAACCATGGCCCTATGATTCCGCTTATTGCAAGTATTGCGTTAGCAGGGGCACATCCTTTGGCATTAGCAATCCTTATTGGTCTATTGGGGCTTTTGCTTAGTGTGTTTAAAGGAGGGTCTCGTTTGGTTAATTTAACGAGTAAAGGTGTAGCCGGCGGGTTGCTCATTTTTTTAGGGTTTACTGGTGCGTTTGGTCAAATAACGGCAGTACAAACTTGGGGAATGGGTTTGGAGTCTCCGGAAGTTGCTTTGGGGTCAATGGGATTTTTGGGACTAATAATTTTGGGCGTTACGGTGGTAGTGTATAGTTTTTTAGCAAGAATTGATAAACGTTGGTTGGCTATTCCAGCATGTGCCATAACAGCTTTGGGTATAGCTTTGCTGGGTGGAGCTGGTTTCGACCTTCAGTTTACAACCGAAATGGGCTTGCCTAATTTAAACCCGGTACATTGGTGGGGTAGCACAGAAGAAGGCTGGATGCTCGGTTTGCCAAATACACAGCATTTTATAGCGTCTTTACCTTTTGCGATTTTGGCGGTTGCCATGTGGTCTCCAGATTTTTTGGGGCATCGTATTTTTCAGGAAATGAATTATCCAAAACATACAGATAAGGTTTTAATGGATGTAGATGATACCATGACCATGTGTTCACTGCGGCAAATGGTGGGCACGGCCGTTGGCGGTGGGAACATTACATCTTCGTGGGGTACCTACATGATTCCGGCCGCGATAGCCAAAAGACCTATTCCTGGAGGTGCCATTCTTTTAGGATTGATGGTTTTGGCGGTAGCTGTTTTGGGAAGTCCTATGGATGTTGCTGTTTGGCCACCTGTTAGATGCATAGCTCTTCTTGTGGGCGTGTTTTTGCCCATGATTGAAGCGGGCATTCAAATGGTGAAAAAAAGCGCATGTGCACAAGCTGCAGGTATTTGTGTTTTTACAGCTATGGTAACCAATCCCGTGTTGGCGTGGGCATTGGCCATGTTTTTAGATAATAACGGATTGATTGGAGATAAAGAAAGGGCCGCTAAGCTTTCTGTAGTGGATAAGTTGGTGATACCTTTAAGTATTTTACTAATATGTATTTCGGCAATATTAACTGTTGGAATGTTTAGAGGAAGCTATGGCATACAAGCATTTTTGTAA
- the pflB gene encoding formate C-acetyltransferase translates to MEVKQFKPGTWTNKIDVRDFVVNNVTPYHGDYQFLVGPSAKTQKLWDICKEATKLERKNNGVLALDTDVISTISAFDAGYIDKENEVIVGLQTDQLLKRTMKPFGGFKVVQKALSEQGVKPNDNLTELFSKYVKTHNDGVFSAYNAEIKKFRSLGFLTGLPDNYARGRIIGDYRRVALYGIDFLIASKKEDLSKINGPMTDAVIRLREEVSDQIKALKEMIELGAKYNLNLRRPAENAKEAVQWTYMAYLAAVKEQDGAAMSLGNVSTFLDIFIENDLEDGLITENEAQEYIDQFVMKLRMVRHLRMAAYDEIFAGDPTWVTEAIGGMFEDGRTKVTKTSFRFLNTLYNLGPSPEPNMTVLWSKDLPENFKNYCAKVAIDTSSIQFENDELMRTIRGNDDYGIACCVSYQSLGKSIQFFGARTNLAKTLLLAINGGRCEITGTQMVEGIEPCYCEYLDFDKVMANFKIAMKEVARVYNDSMNIIHYMHDKYYYEKAQMALIDTNPSINIAYGIAGLSIVADSLSAIKYAKVKPIRNEEGLTVDFKIEGEFPCYGNDDDRVDVLAANAVSDFNNELKKLPVYKNAYPTLSVLTITSNVVYGKKTGATPDGREKGVPFAPGANPMHGRDSHGAIASLNSVAKINYEDSQDGISNTFSIVPKSLGANSGERIENMVDILDGYFSRKAQHVNVNVLNKETLLDAMERPEQYPQLTIRVSGYAVNFVRLTREQQMEVITRSFHESI, encoded by the coding sequence ATGGAAGTAAAGCAATTTAAACCTGGAACTTGGACAAACAAAATCGACGTAAGGGATTTTGTTGTTAACAATGTAACGCCTTACCACGGGGATTACCAATTTTTGGTTGGCCCCAGTGCAAAAACCCAAAAATTATGGGATATATGTAAAGAAGCCACGAAACTTGAAAGGAAGAATAACGGTGTACTTGCTTTAGACACCGATGTAATTTCTACAATTAGTGCTTTTGATGCCGGTTATATCGATAAAGAAAACGAAGTTATTGTTGGTTTGCAGACCGATCAATTGCTTAAACGAACCATGAAACCATTTGGTGGGTTTAAGGTGGTTCAAAAAGCACTGTCTGAGCAAGGCGTAAAACCCAACGACAACCTTACCGAGTTGTTTTCAAAATATGTGAAAACGCATAACGACGGCGTGTTTTCGGCTTATAATGCAGAAATTAAAAAGTTCCGGTCTTTGGGCTTTTTAACAGGGCTGCCCGATAATTATGCAAGAGGGAGAATTATTGGAGACTACCGTCGTGTAGCGCTTTATGGTATTGACTTTTTAATTGCCTCCAAAAAAGAAGATTTGTCCAAAATTAATGGCCCAATGACCGATGCGGTTATCCGTTTGCGCGAAGAAGTTTCAGATCAAATTAAGGCACTTAAGGAAATGATTGAGCTTGGTGCCAAATATAATTTGAATTTAAGGCGCCCAGCCGAAAACGCCAAAGAAGCCGTGCAATGGACCTATATGGCTTATTTGGCAGCGGTAAAGGAACAGGATGGAGCGGCCATGTCTTTAGGAAATGTATCTACCTTCCTTGATATATTTATTGAAAACGATTTGGAAGATGGGTTGATAACAGAAAACGAAGCCCAAGAGTACATCGATCAATTTGTAATGAAACTGCGTATGGTACGCCATTTAAGAATGGCTGCCTACGATGAGATTTTTGCCGGCGATCCCACTTGGGTTACTGAAGCCATTGGTGGTATGTTTGAAGATGGAAGAACGAAAGTTACCAAAACTTCTTTCCGTTTCTTGAATACACTTTACAATTTAGGGCCTTCACCAGAGCCGAATATGACGGTGCTTTGGTCTAAAGATTTGCCAGAAAACTTTAAAAATTACTGTGCAAAAGTAGCTATCGATACGTCATCCATCCAATTTGAAAATGATGAATTGATGCGTACCATTCGGGGTAACGACGATTATGGTATTGCTTGCTGTGTATCTTACCAATCCCTTGGTAAATCCATTCAATTTTTTGGAGCGCGAACCAATTTGGCGAAAACCTTATTGCTAGCCATTAATGGTGGCCGGTGCGAAATTACAGGAACCCAAATGGTTGAAGGTATTGAGCCTTGCTATTGCGAATATTTAGACTTCGATAAGGTCATGGCCAACTTTAAAATAGCCATGAAAGAAGTAGCGCGGGTCTATAATGATTCTATGAATATTATCCACTACATGCACGACAAGTACTATTACGAAAAAGCCCAAATGGCATTGATTGATACCAACCCAAGTATTAATATAGCTTATGGTATTGCTGGTTTGTCAATTGTTGCCGATTCGTTATCAGCTATAAAATATGCCAAAGTAAAACCTATAAGAAATGAAGAAGGATTAACGGTCGATTTTAAAATTGAAGGTGAGTTTCCATGTTATGGCAATGATGACGACCGAGTGGATGTTTTGGCAGCAAATGCAGTGTCCGATTTTAATAACGAACTTAAAAAGTTGCCGGTATATAAAAATGCTTATCCAACACTATCTGTGCTCACCATCACCTCAAACGTTGTGTACGGTAAAAAAACAGGAGCCACACCAGATGGCAGGGAAAAAGGCGTTCCGTTTGCGCCTGGAGCCAATCCTATGCATGGAAGAGATTCGCACGGAGCGATTGCTTCTTTAAACTCAGTCGCAAAAATCAATTATGAAGATTCGCAAGATGGTATTTCCAATACCTTTTCTATTGTGCCCAAATCTTTAGGAGCCAATAGTGGGGAGAGAATAGAGAATATGGTAGATATTTTAGATGGTTACTTTTCCAGAAAAGCCCAGCACGTTAATGTTAATGTGTTGAATAAGGAAACCTTGCTCGATGCCATGGAGCGTCCCGAGCAATATCCGCAGTTAACCATTCGTGTGTCTGGCTATGCCGTAAACTTTGTGAGGCTTACCAGAGAACAGCAAATGGAAGTTATAACAAGATCGTTTCACGAATCCATCTAG
- a CDS encoding 3-hydroxyacyl-CoA dehydrogenase/enoyl-CoA hydratase family protein — MSKRRINKIAIIGSGIMGSGIACHFANIGVDVLLLDIIPRELNEKEKAKGLTLEDKVVRNRLVNDALATALKSKPSPIYHEKFASRITTGNLEDDIAKVAHVDWIMEVVVERLDIKKQVFEKLEKHRTPGTLITSNTSGIPIKFMSEGRTEDFQKHFCGTHFFNPARYLKLFEIIPGPKTDPAVLEFLNGYGEQFLGKTSVVAKDTPAFIGNRIGIFSIMSLFHTVKHMGLTVEEVDKLTGPVIGRPKSATFRTVDVVGLDTLVHVANGIAENCKDDERLELFKLPDFINTMMENKWYGSKTGQGFYKKMKGDDGKSEILSLDLDSMEYRASKKAKFATLELTKSVDKVIDRFEILVSGKDKAGEFYRKTFAALFAYVSHRIPEISDELYKIDDAMKAGFGWEHGPFQIWDAIGVEKGIELIKAENLQPADWVNEMLSSGNNSFYTVKEGATYFYDIPSQSQEKVPGQDAFIILDNIRKSKEVFKNADVVIEDLGDGILNCEFQSKMNTIGGDVLAGLNKAVDIAEKDFEGLVIGNQGANFSVGANIGMIFMMAVEQEYDELNGAIKYFQDTMMRMRYSAIPTVSAPHGMSLGGACELSMHADKVVAAAETYMGLVEFGVGVIPGGGGSKEMALRASDTFRKGDVELNVLQEYFLTIGMAKVSTSAYEAFDLGVLQKGKDIVVVNKDRQIATAKAHARLMAEAGYTKPVKRTDVKVLGKQALGMFLVGTDSMEAAHYISEHDQKIANKLAYVMAGGDLSEPTLVSEQYLLDLEREAFLSLCTERKTLERIQHMLKTGKPLRN, encoded by the coding sequence ATGAGTAAAAGACGGATAAATAAAATAGCCATTATCGGTTCAGGAATTATGGGCAGCGGTATTGCCTGCCATTTCGCCAACATTGGTGTAGATGTACTTTTATTAGACATTATTCCCAGAGAACTAAACGAAAAGGAAAAGGCAAAGGGTCTCACACTCGAAGACAAAGTGGTACGAAACCGGTTGGTTAACGATGCTTTGGCAACCGCCTTAAAATCGAAACCCTCCCCTATTTATCATGAAAAATTCGCTTCTAGGATAACTACGGGAAACTTAGAGGACGATATCGCAAAAGTGGCGCATGTAGATTGGATTATGGAAGTAGTTGTTGAACGGCTAGACATAAAAAAACAGGTTTTCGAAAAACTCGAAAAACATAGAACACCCGGAACGCTAATTACCAGCAACACCTCTGGTATTCCCATCAAATTTATGAGCGAGGGGCGTACCGAAGATTTTCAAAAACATTTTTGTGGAACCCATTTTTTTAATCCGGCGCGCTATTTAAAACTGTTTGAAATTATCCCAGGACCAAAAACAGACCCGGCTGTTTTAGAGTTTTTAAATGGTTACGGCGAACAGTTTTTAGGAAAAACATCAGTGGTAGCCAAAGACACACCGGCTTTTATCGGGAATCGCATTGGTATTTTTAGCATCATGAGCTTGTTTCACACCGTGAAACATATGGGACTAACCGTTGAAGAGGTCGATAAACTTACCGGCCCCGTTATTGGCAGGCCAAAATCGGCCACCTTTCGTACTGTCGATGTTGTTGGGCTCGATACTTTAGTGCACGTTGCCAATGGTATTGCCGAAAACTGCAAAGATGACGAACGTTTGGAACTGTTCAAACTACCCGATTTCATCAATACCATGATGGAAAACAAATGGTACGGCAGTAAAACCGGACAAGGCTTTTACAAAAAAATGAAAGGTGACGACGGTAAAAGTGAAATTTTGTCGCTCGACCTTGATTCCATGGAGTATCGAGCTTCAAAAAAAGCAAAATTCGCGACTTTAGAACTTACCAAATCGGTTGATAAAGTCATTGATCGTTTTGAAATTTTAGTTTCAGGAAAAGACAAAGCAGGCGAGTTTTACCGAAAAACGTTCGCTGCGTTATTCGCTTATGTGTCGCACAGAATTCCCGAGATTTCAGATGAGCTTTATAAAATTGACGACGCCATGAAAGCAGGTTTTGGTTGGGAACATGGCCCTTTCCAAATCTGGGACGCCATTGGTGTTGAAAAAGGTATCGAACTCATAAAAGCTGAAAACCTTCAACCCGCCGATTGGGTTAACGAAATGCTTTCCTCTGGAAATAACTCATTCTACACTGTAAAAGAGGGCGCTACTTATTTTTACGATATCCCATCGCAATCACAGGAAAAAGTTCCCGGACAGGACGCCTTCATTATTTTGGATAACATCAGAAAATCAAAAGAAGTATTCAAAAATGCCGATGTGGTTATTGAAGATTTGGGCGATGGTATTCTCAACTGTGAATTCCAAAGTAAAATGAATACCATTGGCGGCGATGTGTTGGCCGGATTGAACAAAGCAGTCGATATTGCCGAAAAAGATTTCGAGGGATTGGTTATTGGCAATCAAGGTGCCAACTTTTCTGTAGGTGCCAACATCGGTATGATTTTTATGATGGCTGTAGAACAGGAATACGATGAGCTTAACGGCGCCATTAAATATTTTCAGGACACCATGATGCGTATGCGCTATTCGGCCATCCCAACAGTTTCCGCGCCTCACGGCATGTCGCTCGGAGGTGCTTGCGAACTTTCCATGCATGCCGATAAAGTAGTGGCTGCAGCCGAAACTTATATGGGCTTGGTAGAATTTGGCGTTGGAGTAATTCCTGGTGGCGGAGGATCAAAAGAAATGGCCCTTCGTGCCTCAGATACCTTCAGAAAAGGCGATGTGGAATTGAATGTTCTTCAGGAATATTTCCTAACCATTGGTATGGCAAAGGTATCGACTTCAGCCTACGAAGCCTTCGATTTGGGAGTGCTTCAAAAAGGAAAAGATATTGTGGTAGTCAACAAAGACCGACAAATAGCCACAGCGAAAGCTCATGCCAGATTAATGGCCGAGGCGGGCTACACCAAACCCGTAAAACGAACCGATGTAAAAGTTTTGGGAAAACAGGCCCTAGGCATGTTTTTAGTAGGCACAGATTCTATGGAAGCTGCTCATTACATTAGTGAGCACGATCAAAAAATTGCCAATAAATTGGCCTACGTTATGGCTGGTGGCGATTTATCTGAACCCACTTTGGTAAGCGAACAATATTTACTAGATCTAGAACGCGAAGCTTTTTTGAGTTTGTGTACCGAACGTAAAACTTTAGAACGCATACAGCATATGCTCAAAACTGGAAAACCATTGCGCAATTAA